A region of Methanocorpusculum labreanum Z DNA encodes the following proteins:
- a CDS encoding ABC transporter ATP-binding protein, translating into MLRGEELRKVYTSGMISVTKKVAVDRVSISIGKGETIAIVGESGCGKSTLVKMLTMQLPATEGEVYCSGEKLTGMKWKELRQHIVKFQMIPQNPDDAVDPRWELGRSVAEPLVLSGKYSRGEIAKMVPELLAEVGLGPEFITRFPHQVSGGELQRVVIARALALKPDLLICDEATSMLDVSVQSYIMSLLKDIQKKRNIALIIITHDLVFANVVADLTYVMFGGKFVEIGEDVFTHPLHPYTQALWDAAHYREMAVLPSEKPPIPEEGCRYFDRCAFRDDLCKEMQVLRNIDGRKVRCVHPLGYT; encoded by the coding sequence ATGCTTAGAGGAGAGGAACTAAGGAAAGTCTATACGTCCGGTATGATTTCCGTGACGAAGAAGGTGGCCGTGGACCGGGTAAGTATTTCGATCGGCAAAGGCGAGACGATCGCGATCGTCGGGGAGTCGGGATGCGGGAAGAGCACGCTCGTGAAAATGCTCACCATGCAGCTTCCGGCAACCGAAGGCGAGGTGTACTGTTCCGGTGAGAAACTGACCGGGATGAAGTGGAAGGAGCTTCGGCAGCACATCGTGAAGTTCCAGATGATCCCTCAGAACCCTGACGATGCGGTGGATCCGCGGTGGGAACTCGGAAGGTCGGTGGCCGAACCGCTGGTTCTTTCCGGGAAGTATTCACGGGGAGAGATCGCCAAGATGGTGCCTGAACTTCTCGCCGAGGTCGGACTCGGACCGGAGTTCATAACAAGGTTCCCGCATCAGGTGAGCGGCGGCGAACTGCAGAGGGTGGTTATCGCCCGTGCCCTGGCACTGAAACCGGATCTGCTGATCTGTGACGAGGCGACCTCGATGCTGGATGTCTCCGTGCAGTCATACATCATGTCCCTGCTGAAGGATATTCAGAAGAAGCGAAATATTGCTCTTATTATCATCACACACGATCTGGTGTTTGCAAACGTCGTGGCTGATCTGACGTATGTGATGTTCGGGGGAAAATTCGTCGAGATCGGGGAGGATGTGTTCACTCATCCCCTGCATCCCTATACGCAGGCGTTGTGGGATGCGGCGCATTACCGGGAAATGGCGGTGCTTCCCAGCGAAAAACCACCTATTCCTGAAGAGGGCTGCAGATATTTTGACCGCTGCGCTTTCCGCGATGATCTGTGTAAGGAGATGCAGGTCTTACGAAACATCGACGGAAGAAAGGTTCGCTGTGTCCATCCGCTCGGATATACCTGA
- a CDS encoding ABC transporter ATP-binding protein has translation MTCILKVTDVCVHLTTENGSVRAVDNASFSIKEHETFALIGESGSGKSVLGLAVLRLLPDNAIFSGNISLDGISLTDLSEKEMQKIRGKTIGSIFQNPYLSMNPGIRVGNQIAEPMWTHLGITKEAAREKAVSLLERFSIVPGKTRAREYPFQYSGGMLQRAMVAMGTAANPQLIIADEPTKGVDSLKKQEIAETFRRVSAEGCAFLLITHDIDFAKAMANRIAVNYCGEILEIAPTEMFFKEPLHPYSRALLDSLPERGMHPIPGPSPSMIEVPDGCRFNPRCPFADNRCRTEKPPMTETNGRTVRCWKYA, from the coding sequence ATGACCTGCATACTGAAAGTGACGGATGTCTGCGTCCATCTGACCACGGAAAACGGATCGGTCCGGGCAGTGGACAATGCCTCCTTTTCGATAAAAGAGCATGAGACGTTCGCCCTTATTGGAGAATCGGGATCCGGCAAGTCGGTTCTCGGCCTTGCGGTGCTGCGGTTACTTCCCGACAATGCAATTTTTTCCGGCAATATCTCTCTTGACGGGATCTCTCTTACGGATCTTTCAGAAAAGGAGATGCAGAAGATCCGGGGAAAAACGATCGGTTCGATTTTTCAGAACCCGTATCTCTCGATGAACCCGGGGATCCGGGTCGGAAACCAGATCGCGGAGCCGATGTGGACGCATCTGGGGATAACAAAAGAAGCTGCCAGAGAAAAAGCCGTGTCGCTTCTGGAAAGGTTTTCCATCGTGCCTGGAAAGACCCGTGCACGCGAGTATCCTTTCCAGTACAGCGGAGGTATGCTCCAGCGGGCGATGGTCGCCATGGGAACGGCGGCAAATCCTCAGCTGATCATCGCAGACGAGCCGACGAAAGGGGTCGACTCTCTCAAAAAACAGGAGATCGCGGAGACTTTTAGAAGGGTCTCTGCCGAAGGATGTGCTTTTCTTTTGATAACGCACGATATTGATTTTGCCAAAGCGATGGCAAACAGGATCGCGGTAAACTACTGCGGCGAGATCCTCGAAATCGCTCCAACAGAGATGTTTTTCAAAGAACCTCTTCATCCTTACTCCCGGGCCCTGCTCGATTCCCTGCCGGAACGCGGGATGCATCCGATCCCCGGCCCCTCCCCGTCGATGATCGAGGTCCCGGACGGATGCAGATTTAATCCGCGGTGCCCCTTTGCCGACAACAGGTGCCGGACGGAAAAACCGCCGATGACCGAAACGAACGGACGAACCGTGAGGTGCTGGAAGTATGCTTAG
- the nikC gene encoding nickel transporter permease — MTELRKYLKNRQIMISLIILGLLICMALFADVLSPYDYTNKNLSDRLQFPSLEHPFGTDHLGRDILTMTMYGARASLSVGFIVVGVSLAIGLTLGILAGYYGGWLDEVIMRLTDSFLAFPSMFLALAITAFLGQGIENMILALIIVEWTSFARVARGATLDIKSKGYMHAARWVGGSNFYIMGKHLMPNIISPVLIMATLGIGNVILAAAGLSFLGLGVQPSTPEWGAMLNAGRTYVTTDPYLMFFPGLMIMITVLAFNYFGDGLRDVLDQKMTKTELEGRI, encoded by the coding sequence ATGACAGAACTTCGTAAGTATCTCAAAAACCGGCAGATCATGATCTCCCTCATCATTCTTGGGCTGCTCATCTGTATGGCGCTTTTTGCGGATGTTCTGTCACCGTACGACTACACCAACAAAAATCTCTCGGACCGTCTGCAGTTCCCGTCTTTGGAACACCCGTTCGGGACCGATCATTTAGGCAGGGACATCCTTACCATGACGATGTACGGAGCACGTGCCTCGCTTTCGGTCGGGTTCATCGTTGTCGGAGTTTCGCTCGCGATCGGCCTTACCCTTGGGATCCTTGCGGGATATTACGGCGGGTGGCTGGATGAAGTCATCATGCGGCTGACGGACAGTTTCCTCGCGTTCCCGTCGATGTTTCTCGCCCTCGCGATAACTGCGTTCCTGGGACAGGGAATAGAGAACATGATCCTTGCTCTCATCATCGTCGAGTGGACCTCGTTTGCCCGGGTCGCACGCGGAGCGACCCTCGATATCAAATCAAAAGGATATATGCACGCGGCACGATGGGTCGGCGGTTCCAACTTCTATATCATGGGAAAGCATCTGATGCCGAATATCATCTCGCCGGTCCTGATCATGGCGACGCTTGGCATCGGAAACGTTATTCTCGCAGCTGCGGGTCTGAGTTTCCTTGGACTCGGTGTCCAGCCGTCTACTCCCGAGTGGGGAGCGATGCTGAATGCGGGCAGGACCTATGTCACGACCGATCCGTATTTGATGTTCTTCCCGGGTCTTATGATCATGATAACCGTGCTCGCCTTCAATTATTTCGGCGACGGACTGCGTGATGTTCTCGACCAGAAGATGACCAAAACCGAACTCGAGGGGAGAATATGA
- the nikB gene encoding nickel ABC transporter permease encodes MLREYFIRRLLYLIPILIFISFLSFSLIYIAPGDPAEIMMTSPGGGYDEAAVEQFRVAHGLDQPFIVQYMTWLKNAATGDLGYSYMSEQPVFETVINAFKNTLTLSALALVIALIIAIPLGIISAVKHNTIFDSLCRFGALIGVSMPNFWQAYLMIIVFSVILHWLPGGGFGHGTDISYMILPALVLGTGSAAVMMRMVRSSMLDVLGKEYIQTARAKGLSEATVLMRHALKNALVPIITVVGLSIGFLLNGSVVVETIFGWPGIGNLVVSSILSYDYMMIQGSILFVAIIFLVINFIVDLLYVWANPEIRYDRTS; translated from the coding sequence ATGCTGAGAGAGTATTTCATCAGAAGACTTCTGTATCTGATACCGATACTTATCTTCATCTCATTTTTGAGTTTTTCTCTTATCTACATCGCCCCGGGAGACCCGGCGGAGATCATGATGACGAGCCCCGGCGGGGGCTACGATGAGGCGGCCGTCGAACAATTCCGTGTGGCCCACGGACTTGACCAGCCGTTCATCGTCCAGTATATGACCTGGCTGAAAAACGCAGCGACCGGCGATCTTGGGTACTCCTACATGAGCGAACAACCCGTCTTTGAGACCGTGATCAATGCATTCAAAAATACACTGACTCTGTCGGCCCTTGCACTCGTCATCGCACTTATCATCGCGATCCCGCTTGGCATCATCTCGGCGGTCAAACACAACACGATCTTCGACAGTTTATGCCGGTTCGGCGCCCTTATCGGCGTGTCGATGCCGAACTTCTGGCAGGCATACCTTATGATCATCGTGTTTTCCGTCATCCTTCACTGGCTGCCGGGCGGCGGGTTCGGGCACGGGACCGACATCTCGTATATGATCCTCCCCGCCCTTGTCCTTGGGACGGGATCGGCCGCCGTGATGATGCGCATGGTCAGATCGAGTATGCTCGATGTGCTTGGAAAAGAGTATATCCAGACTGCCCGGGCAAAGGGTTTGTCCGAGGCGACGGTTTTGATGCGGCATGCGCTGAAAAACGCCCTTGTTCCGATCATTACCGTTGTCGGTCTTTCGATCGGATTCCTCTTAAACGGGTCCGTCGTGGTAGAAACGATCTTCGGCTGGCCGGGTATCGGAAATCTCGTCGTAAGTTCGATTCTCTCGTATGATTACATGATGATCCAGGGTTCCATCCTCTTCGTCGCAATCATATTTTTAGTCATCAACTTCATTGTCGACCTGCTCTATGTATGGGCAAACCCGGAGATACGATATGACAGAACTTCGTAA
- a CDS encoding class I SAM-dependent methyltransferase, with translation MIKDKIADYWNWRSTSYHQEYMSRITDEIEFWERIFTPIIPAGKHLNVIEVGTGPGILALALAKMGHTVTGIDLSPEMVKKAQANAEKLGITAAFREGDAENLDLDAGSADLIISKYLMWTLPHPDAFLNGANKILTPGGQIIAVDGVWYTDTQDHTTPNKPYSEFFDECYEEVRPNLPLGKNNTPEKVVSLITGHGFSDSTWRYLDDYQAFLKSIDIGETTVTPYIVSAKKSC, from the coding sequence ATGATCAAAGACAAAATAGCTGATTACTGGAACTGGCGAAGCACAAGTTATCACCAGGAATATATGAGCCGAATCACCGATGAGATCGAGTTCTGGGAACGAATCTTTACGCCGATCATTCCGGCGGGAAAGCATCTCAACGTCATCGAGGTAGGAACCGGACCCGGCATTTTAGCGCTCGCTCTTGCAAAGATGGGGCACACTGTTACCGGGATCGACCTCTCTCCAGAAATGGTCAAAAAAGCACAGGCCAATGCGGAAAAACTCGGAATTACAGCAGCATTCCGCGAGGGCGACGCTGAAAATCTCGATCTTGACGCAGGTTCCGCCGATCTCATCATCAGCAAATATCTGATGTGGACCCTGCCGCATCCTGATGCTTTTCTTAACGGAGCAAACAAAATCCTCACACCGGGCGGCCAGATAATAGCCGTAGACGGGGTCTGGTATACCGACACACAAGATCATACCACACCAAACAAACCCTACTCTGAATTCTTCGACGAATGCTACGAGGAAGTCCGTCCAAATCTCCCGCTCGGCAAAAACAACACGCCTGAAAAGGTCGTCTCCCTCATTACGGGTCACGGATTTTCCGACTCGACATGGCGGTATCTTGACGACTATCAGGCGTTCCTGAAGTCGATCGATATCGGCGAAACTACGGTCACCCCCTACATAGTCTCTGCAAAGAAATCATGCTGA
- a CDS encoding class I SAM-dependent methyltransferase has protein sequence MSNETIRKHWNELSPGYRKRYHAYLDEEIVLMQSYFKEYLPKQTPLKVLDIGTGYGIQAMTFAELGHRVTALDLSEEMLARAEQGAAARGLSIDFHQGDAENLPFADNSFDVVVNMHLLWTLTDHEKFFQECKRVLVPGGRIFAIDGHWFKPDDQETEECSANIRQYLPLYNANTPERIAGLVETAGFSEVSWKYLPEYADYMQRCDPNGRDYQTTPYLETGVKS, from the coding sequence ATGTCGAACGAAACGATCCGCAAACACTGGAACGAGCTGAGTCCGGGATATCGGAAACGATATCATGCATATCTCGACGAGGAGATCGTTTTGATGCAGAGCTACTTCAAAGAGTATCTCCCCAAACAAACACCCCTGAAAGTACTGGATATCGGGACCGGTTACGGGATCCAGGCGATGACCTTTGCGGAATTAGGTCATCGGGTCACGGCTCTCGATCTCTCCGAGGAGATGCTCGCACGGGCAGAACAAGGCGCTGCGGCCCGAGGTCTTTCCATCGATTTCCATCAGGGAGATGCAGAAAACCTTCCGTTCGCGGACAACAGTTTCGACGTTGTCGTGAACATGCATCTTCTGTGGACCCTGACGGACCATGAAAAATTTTTCCAGGAATGCAAACGTGTCCTCGTCCCCGGCGGCAGGATCTTTGCGATAGACGGTCACTGGTTCAAACCCGATGACCAGGAAACCGAAGAGTGTTCGGCAAATATCCGGCAGTATCTTCCTCTCTATAATGCGAACACGCCGGAAAGGATCGCAGGCCTCGTGGAAACCGCAGGTTTCTCCGAGGTCTCCTGGAAATATCTCCCCGAGTATGCCGACTACATGCAGAGATGCGACCCGAACGGACGGGATTATCAAACGACACCTTACCTTGAAACAGGAGTTAAATCATGA